One stretch of Pigmentiphaga aceris DNA includes these proteins:
- a CDS encoding flagellar protein FliT, which translates to MHSYQQLSDLSVVMLEAARRGDWDTVTSTERICARVIGDLRQYPDPAPVNDVEHEERMRLLRTILANDAEVRDLAQPWMRELERILQSSKRRPAIPSFR; encoded by the coding sequence ATGCACAGTTACCAACAGCTTTCCGATCTCAGCGTTGTCATGCTGGAAGCAGCGCGTCGCGGTGATTGGGACACAGTCACCAGCACCGAGCGCATCTGCGCCCGCGTGATCGGTGATCTGCGTCAATATCCGGACCCGGCCCCGGTCAACGATGTCGAGCATGAAGAGCGCATGCGTCTGCTTCGCACCATCCTGGCCAACGACGCGGAAGTGCGTGATCTGGCGCAACCCTGGATGCGCGAACTGGAACGGATTCTGCAATCCAGCAAACGGCGCCCGGCCATCCCCAGCTTTCGCTGA
- a CDS encoding tetratricopeptide repeat protein encodes MKKAKAPGKTRGQVSYGQPSAALLATTPTQRRALSELFQRGNALYDEGRYAELEVLGQEWVQRFPQQAAKGWDVIGRARLYLGRLSEAEAALLKGLELDPDNLDIWDCLGVVRNRLGHFSGAHEANMKALAMAPDLPHVLINAAGNLNDSGRYDEALELAERALKHEPLNRLALLVKGNAFVGQDRTDEGIAMYRQVTAIAPDWPDAWTNLGGACNKRGRVDEAIAALQRALELDPNQAISWNNLGLILRDQKRDQEALDCFNNAIDKQPELADPYVNLGTVLQIAGRTLAALEYMEHARKLRPTSPMIYMGIGTCLQDMCRFEEAVVAHCTALELKPDFGAAFSNLLFTLNYHPTLSAEEIFGAYGDYELANALVTPGEWASHANSREPGRRLKIGYVSPDFQSHPVRYFLEPLLAHHGHKDFEIFAYADVAVPDAMTERYRSYMDHWRNVRGLSDHEVADLVRQDGIDILVDLAGHTANNRLKAFSLKPAPIQVSWLGYVSTTGMRSIDYLLSDDALTPPGSEHLLSEIPWRLPSALVYRPPADFPEPTPLPALARGHVTFGSLSRAIRLNDDLLDVWAELMRRVPDSHLVLNSRDFRTPEMQDWMRSRLVSRGVEASRLDIDYTSPAWLPMSNIDIMLDCFPHNSGTTLFESLYFGLPVVSLKHRPTVGRVGASALTAVGHAEWIAEDVDGYLQIACDLAGDLPRLAQIRATLREEMHRSAAMDEPGLAHAVESGYRRMWQAYCEGGQA; translated from the coding sequence ATGAAGAAAGCGAAAGCGCCCGGCAAGACGCGTGGCCAGGTCTCCTACGGCCAGCCATCGGCCGCGCTGCTGGCGACCACACCGACCCAGCGGCGTGCCTTGAGCGAATTGTTCCAGCGTGGCAATGCCCTGTATGACGAAGGTCGCTACGCCGAGCTTGAAGTCCTCGGGCAGGAATGGGTGCAGCGGTTTCCGCAGCAAGCGGCGAAGGGCTGGGATGTAATAGGTCGGGCGCGGTTGTATCTCGGTCGCCTGTCGGAGGCCGAGGCTGCCTTGCTGAAGGGACTGGAGCTGGATCCCGATAATCTGGATATCTGGGACTGCCTGGGCGTGGTCCGCAATCGCCTTGGCCATTTCAGCGGCGCGCACGAGGCCAATATGAAGGCCTTGGCGATGGCCCCTGACCTACCGCATGTGTTGATCAACGCGGCGGGTAACCTGAACGATTCCGGCCGCTACGACGAGGCCCTCGAACTGGCCGAGCGTGCGTTGAAACATGAACCCTTGAATCGCCTCGCGCTTTTGGTGAAGGGCAATGCCTTCGTCGGCCAAGATCGCACCGACGAGGGCATTGCCATGTACCGCCAGGTGACTGCCATTGCACCCGACTGGCCAGATGCCTGGACCAATCTCGGTGGTGCCTGCAACAAGCGCGGGCGGGTGGACGAGGCGATCGCCGCGTTGCAGCGGGCGCTCGAACTGGACCCCAATCAGGCCATCAGCTGGAACAACCTGGGTCTGATCCTGCGCGACCAGAAGCGCGACCAGGAAGCGCTGGACTGCTTCAACAATGCCATCGACAAGCAGCCCGAGCTGGCCGACCCCTACGTCAACCTGGGTACGGTGTTGCAGATTGCCGGCCGCACGCTGGCGGCCCTCGAATATATGGAGCACGCTCGCAAGCTGCGTCCGACCTCGCCCATGATCTATATGGGGATTGGCACGTGCTTGCAGGACATGTGCCGCTTTGAAGAGGCAGTGGTTGCCCATTGCACGGCACTGGAACTCAAGCCCGATTTCGGCGCAGCGTTCAGCAATTTGCTGTTCACGCTTAACTATCACCCGACACTGTCGGCCGAGGAAATTTTCGGTGCGTACGGCGACTACGAGCTTGCGAATGCGCTGGTCACGCCGGGCGAATGGGCATCACATGCCAATTCGCGCGAGCCGGGGCGTCGTCTGAAGATTGGTTATGTGTCGCCCGACTTCCAGTCGCACCCGGTGCGGTATTTTCTTGAGCCCCTGCTGGCGCACCACGGCCACAAGGACTTCGAAATCTTCGCTTATGCCGATGTGGCGGTGCCCGACGCGATGACCGAGCGTTATCGCAGCTACATGGATCACTGGCGCAACGTGCGTGGCCTGAGCGACCACGAAGTGGCGGATCTGGTACGCCAGGACGGTATCGACATCCTGGTCGATCTGGCTGGCCACACGGCCAACAATCGCCTGAAGGCGTTCTCGCTGAAGCCGGCACCGATCCAGGTCAGCTGGCTGGGTTACGTCAGCACCACCGGCATGCGCTCGATCGACTATCTATTGAGCGACGATGCGCTGACCCCGCCAGGCTCCGAGCACCTGTTGTCCGAGATTCCGTGGCGTCTGCCATCCGCGCTGGTGTATCGGCCGCCGGCCGATTTTCCCGAGCCGACGCCGTTGCCTGCGCTGGCCCGCGGCCATGTCACTTTCGGCTCGCTGTCGCGTGCCATCCGCCTGAACGATGACTTGCTCGATGTCTGGGCGGAGCTGATGCGACGGGTGCCCGACAGCCACCTGGTGCTGAACAGCCGCGACTTCCGCACGCCGGAAATGCAGGACTGGATGCGCAGCCGCCTGGTCAGCCGGGGGGTGGAGGCGTCGCGCCTTGACATCGACTACACCTCGCCGGCCTGGCTCCCGATGTCGAACATCGACATCATGCTCGACTGCTTCCCCCACAATTCGGGCACCACGCTGTTCGAGAGCCTGTATTTTGGCTTGCCGGTGGTCTCGCTCAAGCATCGTCCGACCGTGGGCCGGGTCGGTGCCAGCGCGTTGACTGCGGTGGGGCATGCGGAATGGATCGCCGAGGACGTCGATGGGTATTTGCAGATCGCCTGCGATCTGGCTGGTGACCTGCCGCGCCTGGCGCAGATCCGCGCCACCTTGCGCGAGGAAATGCACCGCAGTGCGGCCATGGACGAGCCAGGCCTGGCACACGCCGTCGAAAGCGGGTATCGCCGCATGTGGCAAGCTTATTGTGAAGGAGGTCAGGCGTGA
- a CDS encoding flagellar protein FlaG has protein sequence MDIRSSIQTPAASITSSAAPVVQPPPVGLKPAAEAELPTVAVDPVSSADVQKATETINSFMSSSDRSLTFSLDDDSGKVVVKVVDMTTKEVIRQFPSEEAIAISKSLDKLQGLLLSDKA, from the coding sequence ATGGACATCCGCTCCTCAATTCAGACGCCCGCTGCCTCGATCACGTCCAGCGCAGCCCCGGTCGTCCAGCCTCCCCCCGTGGGCTTGAAACCCGCCGCAGAGGCTGAATTGCCTACGGTAGCCGTAGACCCGGTATCCAGTGCCGATGTACAAAAGGCGACTGAGACCATCAACAGTTTCATGTCCTCCTCGGACCGCAGCCTGACGTTCAGCCTTGATGATGACAGCGGCAAAGTGGTGGTCAAGGTTGTCGATATGACCACCAAGGAAGTCATTCGCCAGTTTCCCAGCGAAGAAGCTATCGCCATCAGCAAGTCGCTGGACAAGCTGCAAGGCCTGCTGCTGAGCGACAAGGCGTAA
- a CDS encoding flagellar hook-length control protein FliK gives MATEMPPTRPVATVAPLSPWDRREDPRQAVLARLLSPDGRPLPVAATDAAPTAGGLVRARLIEARAGNEALVDIEGKPFLIRTRLPLPMGASVLLRIIDPGVDDAEAARGDGRAAAVDAKGKTGGPARVGVETAVDDTAATEDADGVAPQRAVNTGPKLETLLSTTGDARVRVSGTARLMSELASPAAAQPKMIQVAPLGGAEQADPSRAAQHLQNAVEKSGLFYESHVQAWSEGRRALESLRAEPQGSLPQHANSALSAEEQSALPEPRALNAALASIPASVRPLVQEQIALLETGQLGLQGTWQGQAFSVLIEPDEQNDNKHILPSEQLANWRVRIDMETPNLGRLQIEIGLAGEAASVRVRAEDAQTARTTLGAQTGDLLQALDARGLRMQELAIDRVPLAARKAATDITPEDA, from the coding sequence ATGGCAACCGAAATGCCGCCCACCAGGCCGGTTGCCACTGTTGCACCGCTTAGCCCCTGGGATCGCCGCGAAGATCCCCGCCAGGCCGTTCTGGCCCGACTGCTCTCCCCCGACGGTCGCCCGCTTCCCGTTGCCGCTACCGATGCTGCCCCCACTGCGGGCGGCTTGGTTCGTGCACGCCTGATCGAAGCACGCGCCGGCAATGAAGCGCTGGTCGACATTGAAGGCAAGCCTTTCCTGATTCGTACTCGCCTGCCCCTGCCAATGGGCGCAAGCGTATTGCTGCGCATCATCGACCCAGGTGTAGACGACGCCGAGGCTGCACGTGGCGACGGACGCGCAGCAGCTGTTGATGCGAAGGGAAAGACCGGCGGCCCGGCACGCGTAGGTGTCGAGACAGCGGTTGATGACACGGCTGCTACCGAGGACGCCGATGGCGTCGCACCGCAGCGCGCGGTCAACACCGGCCCCAAGCTAGAGACATTGCTGTCCACCACTGGTGATGCGCGTGTGCGCGTCAGTGGCACGGCACGACTGATGTCCGAATTGGCGTCACCTGCGGCAGCGCAGCCCAAGATGATTCAGGTTGCCCCACTGGGCGGTGCGGAACAGGCCGATCCGTCTCGGGCTGCGCAACACCTGCAAAATGCCGTGGAAAAGTCCGGGCTTTTCTATGAATCGCACGTTCAGGCCTGGAGCGAAGGCCGTCGCGCCCTGGAAAGCCTGCGTGCCGAACCGCAAGGCAGCCTGCCGCAACACGCCAATTCCGCACTCAGTGCGGAAGAACAATCTGCCCTGCCCGAGCCCCGCGCGTTGAATGCGGCGCTGGCATCGATTCCTGCCAGCGTTCGCCCGTTGGTACAGGAACAGATCGCCCTGCTGGAAACCGGGCAACTGGGTTTGCAGGGCACTTGGCAAGGACAGGCGTTTTCCGTGCTGATCGAGCCTGACGAGCAAAACGACAACAAGCACATTCTGCCAAGCGAGCAGCTGGCGAACTGGCGCGTACGCATCGATATGGAAACGCCGAATCTGGGCCGTTTGCAAATAGAGATTGGCCTGGCCGGCGAAGCGGCCAGTGTGCGCGTGCGCGCCGAAGATGCTCAAACCGCCCGAACCACGCTGGGCGCACAGACCGGCGACCTGCTTCAGGCGCTGGATGCACGCGGTCTGCGCATGCAGGAATTGGCTATCGACAGAGTACCGCTGGCTGCGCGCAAGGCAGCAACTGACATTACGCCGGAGGATGCATGA
- a CDS encoding EscU/YscU/HrcU family type III secretion system export apparatus switch protein encodes MNLRNRHTGGPQSPGQAGAIGKDANLPAGDSRTRAVALRYEHARGAPSVVAKGTGIVADEILRRAEEAGVFVHKSRELVGMLMQVDLDARVPPALYTAVAEILAWVYRQDERVAQRLGPLQGVPGGSVPPGAAPNLPALPSLSKPTSKPVSKLAPTAKPKSPNQLKR; translated from the coding sequence ATGAACTTGCGTAACCGGCATACCGGCGGGCCGCAAAGCCCGGGCCAGGCAGGCGCGATCGGCAAAGACGCCAATCTGCCTGCGGGTGATTCTCGTACCCGTGCGGTCGCGTTGCGTTATGAACACGCGCGCGGCGCACCGTCGGTGGTTGCCAAAGGCACTGGCATCGTGGCCGATGAGATATTGCGTCGCGCAGAAGAAGCCGGCGTATTCGTGCACAAGTCGCGCGAACTGGTCGGCATGCTGATGCAGGTGGACCTGGATGCACGCGTGCCGCCGGCGCTTTATACCGCCGTGGCCGAGATCCTTGCCTGGGTTTATCGGCAGGATGAACGTGTTGCGCAACGCCTGGGACCGCTGCAAGGAGTCCCCGGTGGTAGCGTCCCGCCTGGAGCGGCACCGAATCTGCCCGCCCTGCCAAGCTTGAGCAAGCCGACAAGCAAGCCCGTCAGCAAACTGGCACCGACGGCGAAACCCAAATCGCCGAATCAGCTGAAACGTTGA
- the fliE gene encoding flagellar hook-basal body complex protein FliE, with protein MVDRIAALMGQETASTGMTRAAQMLGHPDALSQMGGKDDKFSFSTLLSEAIDGVHKSQTASKAMQQAYQSGDPTVGIEETMVAMNKASLSVQMLAQARNKVVAAYNDVMNMPV; from the coding sequence ATGGTCGATCGCATTGCCGCCCTGATGGGCCAGGAAACCGCCAGTACCGGCATGACGCGCGCCGCGCAGATGCTGGGCCATCCCGACGCCTTGTCGCAAATGGGAGGCAAGGACGACAAGTTCAGCTTCTCGACGCTGCTGTCCGAAGCTATCGACGGCGTACACAAAAGCCAGACCGCATCGAAAGCCATGCAACAGGCTTATCAGTCTGGTGATCCGACGGTTGGTATTGAAGAAACCATGGTCGCCATGAACAAGGCCAGCCTGTCTGTGCAAATGTTGGCGCAAGCCCGCAACAAGGTTGTGGCGGCTTATAACGATGTGATGAACATGCCGGTCTGA
- the fliD gene encoding flagellar filament capping protein FliD produces MASVGAALGVGSGADMTTLLNNLMKAENVPLVALQTKEAAEQTKITAYGTLSSALSAFRDAYAAVDETKFNTAKATSSDTTVATVTGKLGASSGNLSLKVHNLATEAKVASARVVDSDGNAATSTSTVGVGTMTFTLGKATQSPAGFEPDTEKESFTINIGSDQASLAGIRDAVNAQGRGVTAAIVNDGTGARLVFSSTKTGEQSNFKIETSGPANGDGPGLAQFAYDPAQPGPAASSPSQLTFGVNASITLDGMDISSPNNVLTDTIDGLNITLLKGGVTDGVTASTTITVSQDNAGAKAAVTTLATAYNTLLATTKRLSLSVPQDPGSTAARTDGPLSGDATIRSLMNQIKAAITAPMEGATAPYSSLGAIGMEFQKDGTLKLNETRFDEAMAADRTAVTKLFTKVPNGEGSEGITTAIASLVTPMIADGGQVKSRIDSLTTVTKQLQAQQTSMSARLVQIEARYRAQFTALDQMLTSMTSTSTFLSQQIDAMASLR; encoded by the coding sequence GTGGCAAGTGTCGGCGCAGCGTTGGGTGTGGGTTCAGGGGCAGATATGACGACCCTGCTGAACAATCTGATGAAGGCAGAGAATGTTCCTCTGGTGGCGCTTCAAACAAAAGAAGCAGCAGAGCAGACGAAAATCACTGCCTACGGAACGCTCAGCTCTGCGCTGTCCGCGTTTCGGGATGCCTACGCCGCTGTGGACGAGACCAAGTTCAACACTGCCAAAGCCACCAGCAGCGATACAACTGTGGCGACGGTTACCGGGAAACTCGGGGCGTCTTCCGGCAATTTGTCCTTGAAAGTGCACAATCTGGCCACGGAAGCCAAGGTAGCAAGCGCTCGCGTGGTTGACTCGGATGGCAATGCAGCCACCAGCACCTCGACGGTCGGCGTCGGTACCATGACCTTCACCCTTGGCAAGGCAACGCAATCGCCTGCCGGGTTCGAGCCCGATACCGAGAAAGAGTCGTTCACGATCAACATCGGTTCGGATCAAGCCTCGCTTGCGGGCATCCGCGATGCAGTCAACGCCCAAGGCCGTGGCGTTACCGCCGCCATTGTCAACGATGGCACGGGCGCACGACTGGTGTTTTCCTCGACCAAGACCGGCGAGCAAAGCAACTTCAAGATCGAGACTTCAGGTCCTGCAAACGGCGACGGCCCCGGCCTGGCACAGTTTGCCTACGACCCGGCACAGCCCGGCCCGGCAGCCTCCAGCCCTTCGCAGCTGACGTTTGGCGTCAACGCCTCGATCACGCTGGACGGCATGGATATCAGCAGCCCCAACAATGTACTGACCGATACCATCGACGGCTTGAACATCACCTTGCTCAAAGGTGGGGTCACTGATGGAGTAACCGCATCCACGACCATCACTGTGTCGCAGGACAATGCCGGCGCAAAAGCGGCCGTGACTACGCTAGCCACCGCGTACAACACCTTGCTTGCGACCACTAAAAGACTGTCGCTGTCGGTGCCGCAAGATCCCGGTTCGACGGCTGCACGTACAGACGGCCCGCTGTCTGGCGATGCCACGATTCGCTCCCTGATGAATCAGATCAAGGCCGCGATCACCGCACCGATGGAAGGTGCTACTGCGCCCTACAGCTCGCTGGGTGCGATTGGCATGGAATTCCAGAAGGACGGCACGCTCAAGCTGAACGAAACACGTTTCGATGAAGCCATGGCCGCAGACCGTACTGCGGTGACCAAGCTGTTCACCAAAGTACCCAACGGCGAAGGCTCCGAAGGGATCACTACCGCCATCGCTTCCTTGGTCACGCCTATGATCGCTGATGGTGGTCAAGTCAAGAGCCGCATCGACAGCCTGACGACGGTAACCAAGCAGTTGCAAGCGCAGCAGACGTCCATGTCGGCACGTCTGGTGCAGATCGAGGCCCGCTACCGGGCACAGTTCACAGCCCTGGACCAGATGCTGACCAGCATGACCAGCACCAGCACGTTCCTGAGCCAGCAAATCGACGCCATGGCGTCATTGCGCTGA
- the fliF gene encoding flagellar basal-body MS-ring/collar protein FliF, protein MAEEFTAPASPPPAGNALQEAYGRLSTRHRLALFLGVPLLLALIVASLLWTREPDYKVLFSGLSDKDGGAILTSLAQQNVPYKMAENGTAILVPANHVHETRLRLASQGLPRGGNVGFELMENARLGLTQFQEQVNYQRALEGELSRSIQSLGTVQSARVHLAIPKPSIFLREQNKPSASVLVQLYNGRALDRGQVEGIVHLVSSSVPELTPSAVSIIDQNGNLLSAESKTNGLDSTQIQYVHELERQYAQRITALLNPIVGAANVRAQVAVDVDFSQLERTEETFKPNTDQTQASIRSMQTSDSSAPGNQAAQGVPGALTNAPGGNNVAAPVTGAGVATNPNAPPTPAQAAAAAAAANTAAQTQMALAQANRSTQRANTTNYEVDKSVVYTREPTGRVRRLSAAVVVNNRMTEVDGKQVSTPLSKAEIDQINAVVREAVGASNERRDSVSVVNMPFNAPADPVGPELPLWQQPWAIDLAKSVGLALLIAGIALYLIFGVIRPAVRQLTSPPPPPEPVAEPGQIDLNGIPGAVENDELTLVQGNDPLDSARQLARDNPEAVANVLRQWVNGGNA, encoded by the coding sequence ATGGCTGAAGAATTCACCGCTCCCGCTTCACCCCCGCCTGCCGGCAACGCCCTGCAGGAAGCGTACGGCCGTCTGTCGACCCGACACCGCTTGGCGCTGTTCCTTGGGGTACCCCTCCTGCTGGCGCTGATCGTCGCTTCCTTGCTGTGGACACGCGAACCTGACTACAAAGTCTTGTTCAGCGGCTTGTCCGACAAGGACGGCGGTGCCATCCTGACCTCTCTTGCGCAGCAGAACGTGCCGTACAAGATGGCAGAGAACGGCACGGCGATCCTGGTCCCGGCCAATCATGTTCACGAAACCCGTTTGCGTCTTGCATCGCAAGGCCTGCCGCGTGGCGGCAACGTCGGTTTCGAACTGATGGAAAATGCCCGACTGGGTCTGACCCAGTTCCAGGAACAGGTCAATTACCAACGCGCGCTTGAAGGCGAGCTGTCGCGTTCGATCCAGAGCCTGGGCACCGTACAGTCTGCCCGTGTTCATCTGGCCATCCCGAAGCCCAGCATTTTCCTGCGTGAACAGAACAAGCCCAGCGCCTCGGTGCTGGTGCAGCTCTATAACGGCCGGGCGCTGGATCGCGGTCAGGTCGAAGGCATCGTGCATCTGGTGTCGTCGTCTGTGCCGGAACTGACGCCGAGCGCGGTCAGCATCATCGACCAGAACGGCAATCTGCTGTCGGCCGAATCGAAGACCAACGGTCTGGATTCCACGCAGATCCAGTACGTGCACGAACTCGAGCGTCAATACGCCCAGCGCATTACCGCGCTGCTGAATCCGATCGTGGGTGCCGCCAACGTGCGTGCCCAGGTTGCCGTAGACGTTGACTTCAGCCAGCTTGAACGGACAGAAGAAACCTTCAAGCCCAACACCGACCAGACGCAAGCCTCCATTCGCAGCATGCAGACGTCGGACTCGTCTGCGCCGGGCAACCAGGCTGCCCAGGGTGTGCCGGGTGCGCTGACCAATGCGCCTGGTGGCAACAACGTGGCTGCGCCGGTAACCGGTGCGGGCGTTGCCACCAACCCGAATGCGCCGCCGACACCTGCTCAGGCAGCCGCCGCAGCGGCAGCAGCCAATACCGCCGCACAGACCCAGATGGCGCTGGCGCAGGCCAATCGCTCGACGCAGCGCGCCAATACGACCAACTACGAAGTCGACAAGAGCGTGGTTTACACCCGCGAGCCGACGGGTCGTGTTCGTCGCTTGTCGGCTGCTGTGGTCGTCAACAACCGCATGACCGAAGTCGATGGCAAGCAGGTCAGCACGCCGCTGTCCAAGGCTGAAATCGACCAGATCAATGCGGTGGTGCGCGAAGCAGTGGGTGCATCGAACGAGCGTCGCGATTCGGTTTCTGTCGTGAACATGCCGTTCAATGCCCCGGCCGATCCGGTCGGACCTGAATTGCCCTTGTGGCAGCAGCCCTGGGCCATCGACCTGGCCAAGAGCGTGGGCCTTGCCTTGTTGATCGCCGGTATTGCGCTGTATCTGATCTTTGGTGTGATTCGCCCCGCAGTGCGTCAGCTGACCTCGCCGCCGCCGCCACCCGAACCCGTGGCAGAGCCTGGTCAGATCGATCTGAACGGCATTCCAGGCGCGGTCGAAAACGACGAACTGACGCTGGTGCAAGGCAACGATCCGCTCGACTCGGCCCGTCAGCTCGCGCGCGACAATCCTGAAGCAGTTGCCAATGTCCTCCGGCAGTGGGTTAACGGCGGCAACGCATAA
- the fliS gene encoding flagellar export chaperone FliS, which produces MQGFGSFGARAYASVGVETKVTSSNPHALVLMLFDGALDSVQRALVCLEEKDIPGKAKAIVRADRIISEGLRASLDPSTGGQLAERLEALYDYMSRRLVVANAGNDPDALLEVQKLLRELRGAWAEISPTAQAA; this is translated from the coding sequence GTGCAAGGATTCGGCAGTTTTGGCGCACGCGCCTACGCCAGCGTCGGCGTCGAGACCAAGGTAACCAGCTCCAATCCGCATGCGCTTGTGCTGATGCTGTTCGACGGCGCACTCGACTCCGTGCAACGCGCGCTTGTCTGCCTGGAAGAGAAAGACATTCCAGGCAAGGCCAAAGCAATCGTGCGCGCTGACCGGATCATCAGTGAAGGACTGCGTGCCAGCCTGGACCCCAGCACCGGGGGTCAGTTGGCCGAACGCCTGGAAGCCTTGTATGACTACATGAGTCGGCGTCTGGTTGTCGCCAATGCAGGCAACGATCCGGACGCGCTTCTCGAAGTGCAAAAGCTGCTGCGCGAACTGCGTGGCGCATGGGCGGAGATTTCGCCTACGGCCCAGGCGGCCTGA
- a CDS encoding flagellin, whose product MAQVINTNIASLNAQRNLTSSQTATQTAIQRLSTGLRINSAKDDAAGLAISERFKTQINGLNQAVRNANDGISLAQTAEGALGQIGDNLQRIRTLSVQSRNATNSPEDRAALQKEVAQLTSEIDRVAKGTEFNGTKLIDGSFTSQAFQVGANQGQTIDIAGIANANVDSLGSWTSVVTKAEVNGAGPAGTAVAAVNGTASLNAVNAAATDGTNFTYAASSISINGTSFNVAAVTQTTATAAQQSLIQNINNAVTTAGLAGLTASTSGAGATSTVTFTNAGKTPFSITGDTFAGTTTVKAQTPASATFAAVSNGGLTINGTSLGAIGATTSATSRLNQLSDAINNQSSTTGVSAVIDGGRIKLTSETGNITVGGSLGAAAMLTETGLTAGTSGTTTNIPGSTAYAAGKQQVGFANLDVSTIEGADNAIKAMDAALKSVNEARADLGAIQNRFSSVVSNLQTTSENLSSSRSRIVDADFAEETAAMTRNQILQQAGTAMLAQANSLPNNVLTLLRG is encoded by the coding sequence ATGGCACAAGTCATCAATACCAACATCGCTTCGCTCAACGCGCAGCGCAATCTGACCTCTTCGCAAACCGCGACCCAGACCGCCATTCAGCGTCTGTCGACCGGCCTGCGTATCAACAGCGCAAAGGACGACGCAGCTGGCCTGGCCATCTCCGAGCGTTTCAAGACCCAGATCAACGGCCTGAACCAAGCTGTTCGTAACGCCAACGACGGCATCTCGCTGGCACAAACCGCTGAAGGCGCACTGGGCCAGATCGGCGACAACCTGCAACGTATCCGTACGCTGTCGGTTCAGTCGCGTAACGCCACGAACTCGCCGGAAGACCGCGCAGCACTGCAAAAAGAAGTTGCACAGCTGACCTCGGAAATCGACCGCGTTGCCAAGGGCACCGAGTTCAACGGTACCAAGCTGATCGACGGCAGCTTCACCTCGCAAGCCTTCCAAGTCGGCGCAAACCAAGGCCAGACCATCGACATCGCCGGCATCGCCAACGCGAACGTTGATTCGCTGGGTTCGTGGACCAGCGTTGTGACCAAGGCTGAAGTCAACGGCGCCGGCCCGGCCGGTACCGCAGTGGCTGCCGTCAACGGCACCGCCTCGCTGAACGCAGTGAACGCTGCTGCCACCGACGGCACCAACTTCACCTACGCCGCCAGCAGCATCAGCATCAACGGCACCTCGTTCAACGTTGCCGCTGTTACGCAAACCACCGCCACGGCTGCTCAGCAATCGCTGATCCAGAACATCAACAACGCCGTGACCACTGCCGGTCTGGCTGGCCTGACCGCTTCGACCAGCGGTGCCGGTGCCACCTCGACCGTCACGTTCACCAACGCTGGCAAGACCCCGTTCTCGATCACCGGTGACACCTTCGCTGGCACGACCACCGTCAAGGCACAAACCCCGGCATCGGCTACCTTCGCGGCCGTGAGCAACGGCGGCCTGACGATCAACGGCACCAGCCTGGGCGCAATCGGCGCAACCACCAGCGCCACCAGCCGCCTGAATCAGCTGAGCGACGCGATCAACAACCAAAGCTCCACCACCGGCGTGAGCGCAGTGATCGACGGCGGCCGTATCAAGCTGACCTCGGAAACCGGCAACATCACCGTCGGTGGCTCGCTGGGTGCTGCAGCAATGCTGACCGAAACTGGCCTGACCGCCGGCACTTCGGGCACCACGACCAACATCCCGGGCTCGACCGCCTACGCTGCTGGCAAGCAACAAGTTGGCTTCGCCAACCTGGATGTCTCGACGATCGAAGGCGCGGACAACGCAATCAAGGCAATGGACGCTGCCCTGAAGAGCGTGAACGAAGCCCGCGCTGACCTGGGCGCAATCCAGAACCGTTTCAGCTCGGTGGTTTCGAACCTGCAAACCACGTCGGAAAACTTGTCTTCGTCGCGTAGCCGCATCGTTGACGCCGACTTCGCCGAAGAAACGGCTGCAATGACCCGCAACCAGATTCTGCAACAAGCTGGTACCGCGATGTTGGCCCAAGCCAACTCGCTGCCCAACAACGTGCTGACCCTGCTGCGCGGCTGA